The Actinomycetota bacterium genome includes a window with the following:
- a CDS encoding 4Fe-4S binding protein, producing MSAESNKPQFYDAYDLKVVDPNWLQERVRPKRHIGLDADLCILCRACEDVCPWDCIYMLSGDIVASADTAAIKDAAGNAAAVFVIDDTECTRCGICVERCPSDALFYITVGDRAKSGR from the coding sequence ATGAGCGCGGAATCGAACAAGCCTCAGTTCTACGACGCCTACGACCTGAAGGTCGTGGATCCGAACTGGCTGCAGGAACGCGTGCGCCCGAAGCGGCATATTGGTCTGGACGCCGACCTGTGCATCCTGTGCCGCGCCTGCGAGGACGTCTGCCCATGGGACTGCATCTACATGCTGTCGGGCGACATCGTGGCGTCGGCCGACACGGCAGCGATCAAGGATGCGGCGGGTAACGCCGCCGCCGTCTTCGTGATCGACGACACCGAATGCACGCGATGTGGAATCTGCGTTGAGCGCTGCCCCTCGGATGCGCTCTTCTACATCACCGTTGGGGACAGGGCCAAGAGCGGGCGTTAG